One Paraburkholderia dioscoreae DNA segment encodes these proteins:
- a CDS encoding helix-turn-helix transcriptional regulator, with protein sequence MKKSDTQALQNFDSLPNAAGVSDTVVASLCGCNVSTVWERAKRGALPKPIKIGGSTRWNVGELRKYLMPEVA encoded by the coding sequence ATGAAAAAGTCAGACACCCAAGCCCTTCAAAACTTCGACAGCCTTCCGAACGCTGCCGGCGTCAGTGACACCGTTGTAGCGAGCCTGTGCGGCTGCAACGTCTCCACCGTATGGGAACGTGCCAAGCGCGGCGCGCTTCCCAAGCCCATCAAGATCGGCGGTTCGACCCGCTGGAACGTCGGCGAACTCCGCAAGTACCTGATGCCGGAGGTCGCATAA
- a CDS encoding XRE family transcriptional regulator, with the protein MPIKYTPPSPEDLSALKTSLGKTGKQMAELAWLAGDQHWRKYTNPNPATGRQMSAQMLFTMAALLELDEATVNRILDRMRSIGATIELDKP; encoded by the coding sequence ATGCCCATCAAATACACACCTCCGTCGCCGGAAGACCTCTCGGCACTCAAGACCTCGCTGGGAAAGACCGGCAAACAGATGGCCGAATTGGCATGGCTGGCGGGGGATCAACATTGGCGCAAGTACACCAACCCGAATCCCGCAACCGGCAGGCAGATGAGCGCGCAAATGCTTTTCACAATGGCGGCGCTGCTGGAACTGGACGAAGCAACCGTAAATCGCATTCTCGATCGGATGCGCTCGATCGGCGCGACGATCGAGTTGGACAAGCCATAA
- a CDS encoding transcriptional coactivator p15/PC4 family protein: MTNKKTGQHEGRPQSRSWSKEFNTGGEHIIRFLDAVKNASERVRIDVKTYRGNTYIDIRVWYVDAGGEYRPSSKGIMVKPTLAPELLRGIALAAQSFDPKGAN, translated from the coding sequence ATGACAAACAAAAAAACCGGCCAGCACGAAGGCCGGCCACAAAGTCGAAGTTGGAGCAAAGAGTTTAACACCGGCGGCGAGCACATCATTCGCTTTCTGGATGCGGTAAAGAACGCGAGCGAGCGCGTGCGCATCGACGTTAAAACATATCGCGGCAACACGTACATCGACATTCGCGTGTGGTATGTGGACGCCGGCGGCGAGTATCGCCCGTCGAGCAAGGGCATCATGGTCAAGCCGACGCTTGCGCCCGAGCTGCTGCGCGGCATCGCTTTGGCGGCTCAATCCTTCGATCCGAAGGGGGCGAACTGA